One Engystomops pustulosus chromosome 11, aEngPut4.maternal, whole genome shotgun sequence DNA window includes the following coding sequences:
- the LOC140106305 gene encoding uncharacterized protein isoform X2, protein MGKERSHVTESILKLTLEIIYLLTGEDYGPVKKPKKQATSSSKPGMSGARDRTPEPLPCHKILEITNQIIELLSAEVSATFQENNSDSSMDEWMLERCKDENLKGEMETPQGSKSPDYTDDTDLSDGSSSPAPSHDDISDRSNAFTTDVPDFDRPENTMGASKTERFTPTQNTPHSPSYVKEEIVSRARGKVPTLDRSPHTYIHRKERSTSGRAKNVPRSKICTEPKRNSGKYSHTEKGRNPISPVKEEPVSGDEENLLGHPLPSWTFTKGDKFKKKDTMCYICVECGKNFPYKSHLLRHQKIHMEERPYSCHECGKSFKLNSNLISHLRIHSGQKPFSCSQCGKCFISKSELVKHERIHTGEKPYHCSECGRKFSRISNLIDHSKIHTGEKPHCCTECGKCFRRHSNLLSHQKTHAVEKVYSCPQCTVCFFTSSELVKHQQNHSEGKPMSPVNAVAVM, encoded by the exons AGCCCGGCATGTCCGGAGCACGGGATAGGACCCCGGAGCCTCTGCCCTGCCACAAAATCCTGGAGATCACCAACCAGATCATAGAACTGCTGAGCGCAGAG GTCTCTGCTACGTTTCAAGAAAATAATTCGGATTCTTCGATGGATGAGTGGATGTTAGAAAGATGTAAGGATGAAAATCTGAAAGGCGAGATGGAGACTCCCCAAGGCAGCAAATCACCAG ATTACACTGATGATACCGATCTGTCTGATGGGTCGtcctcccctgctccttcccACGATGATATCAGTGATCGCAGTAACGCTTTCACCACAGACGTCCCAGATTTCGACAGACCAGAGAACACTATGGGGGCATCAAAGACTGAAAGATTTACTCCTACTCAAAACACACCGCACTCGCCTTCCTATGTTAAGGAGGAAATTGTCTCCCGTGCGAGAGGGAAAGTCCCAACCCTTGACCGGTcaccacatacatacattcacCGCAAAGAAAGATCCACATCCGGCAGAGCCAAAAATGTCCCCCGCTCCAAAATCTGCACCGAGCCCAAACGCAATTCTGGCAAATATTCACATACAGAGAAAGGTAGAAATCCGATTTCGCCTGTTAAAGAGGAGCCTGTGTCCGGAGATGAAGAAAATCTTCTGGGCCACCCGTTACCATCGTGGACCTTCACCAAAGGGGACAAGTTCAAAAAGAAGGACACAATGTGTTACATCTGCGTTGAATGCGGAAAGAATTTTCCATACAAATCGCATCTTCTCCGGCACCAGAAGATTCACATGGAGGAAAGGCCGTATTCCTGCCACGAATGTGGCAAAAGCTTTAAGTTGAACTCTAATCTTATAAGTCACCTACGAATCCACAGCGGGCAGAAGCCGTTCTCCTGCTCCCAGTGTGGGAAGTGTTTCATCAGTAAGTCTGAGCTGGTTAAACACGAGCGcatccacacaggggagaagccctatCATTGCTCCGAGTGCGGAAGAAAGTTCTCCAGAATCTCCAATCTCATTGACCACAGTAAGATACACACCGGGGAAAAGCCACATTGTTGTACGGAGTGTGGCAAGTGTTTCCGACGTCACTCCAATCTACTGAGTCACCAGAAGACTCACGCCGTGGAGAAGGTATATTCCTGCCCACAATGTACAGTGTGTTTCTTCACCAGCTCTGAACTCGTTAAACATCAGCAGAATCACTCTGAAGGAAAGCCCATGTCTCCGGTCAACGCCGTCGCTGTTATGTGA
- the LOC140106302 gene encoding uncharacterized protein: MMDKTKNHMTEKILKLALEIIYLLTGEDYGPVDNSTIHPTRIAHDLGKSRRSSVDHGPSLGSDESNEKILEVTKKILELLTGEVPIRHEDIIVCFSMEEWEYVQGHKDVYKDLMGTDPEPDNKDVCKEETNMKDDEDLPSPHSLHQDTNRTHTNPSQWRSPHKRPPSSTTRRKHRLSSSKSFSPGDPAVSSESPAGLGGNFSNGLTETPNPSRSQKDENSTHREEEHGDCTEGKSTEEVKSSPPGSSPSSVDTFTATSYTEQYVFTSIKEEAMDDQYGPQQNPSAQKSSDSDTAEYSPGRPQYTLVNIKQEQVLTGEEDSAPDPVPALHAHVRVDDHLYIPTDCAQRLHPAAPGIKANKTWNKTPEKASRRDRQSAHVVDGMYVCSTCQKTFTSHFGLVKHQAMHNGSKVSCPQCGKLFFYKSSLAIHQRIHTGEKLFSCPVCSKCFTNNSNLVVHQRIHTGEKPFVCSQCGKRFGHKGHLNRHLRTHETEKPGPNSTGLRHHHKINGWSYNMYDISPYYTYDKSV; this comes from the exons ATGATGGACAAGACTAAGAATCACATGACGGAGAAAATACTGAAACTGGCACTGGAAATTATCTACCTGCTGACCGGAGAG GATTATGGACCTGTAGACAACTCTACTATACACCCAACAAGAATTGCTCACGACCTGGGAAAATCACGGAGGAGTTCTGTGGACCATGGCCCATCATTGGGATCTGATGAGAGCAATGAGAAGATCCtggaggtcaccaagaagatcctcgagctgctgactggagag GTTCCCATTAGACATGAGGACATCATCGTatgtttctccatggaggagtgggagtatgtgcAAGGACACAAAGATGTATACAAGGACCTCATGGGGACAGATCCAGAGCCTGACAATAAAG ATGTCTGCAAGGAAGAAACTAACATGAAGGATGACGAGGATTTGCCTTCCCCGCACTCCCTGCATCAGGACACGAACCGCACACATACTAACCCATCACAGTGGAGAAGTCCTCATAAAAGACCCCCCAGCTCCACTACCAGGCGCAAGCACAGACTGTCCTCCTCTAAGAGCTTCTCTCCAGGAGACCCGGCGGTCAGTAGCGAGTCTCCTGCAGGTCTAGGGGGGAACTTCAGTAATGGCCTCACAGAGACTCCCAATCCTTCCCGGTCACAGAAGGATGAGAACTCTACACACAGGGAGGAAGAACACGGAGACTGTACTGAAGGAAAGTCTACAGAAGAAGTGAAGTCCAGTCCCCCAGGGTCCTCGCCTTCCAGTGTAGATACATTCACAGCCACATCTTATACGGAGCAATATGTGTTCACTTCCATCAAAGAGGAAGCAATGGACGACCAGTATGGACCCCAACAAAATCCTTCTGCACAAAAAAGCAGCGACTCAGACACTGCCGAGTATTCTCCGGGCCGTCCCCAGTACACACTGGTCAACATCAAGCAGGAGCAGGTCCTGACGGGAGAGGAGGACTCAGCGCCTGATCCCGTGCCGGCACTACACGCACACGTTAGGGTGGACGACCACCTCTACATCCCTACAGACTGTGCTCAGAGACTTCATCCAGCGGCTCCCGGGATAAAAGCCAACAAGACCTGGAATAAAACTCCTGAGAAGGCGTCGCGTAGGGATCGGCAGAGCGCACACGTTGTGGACGGGATGTACGTCTGCTCCACGTGCCAGAAAACCTTCACTTCACACTTTGGCCTCGTCAAGCACCAGGCCATGCACAACGGGAGCAAGGTGTCCTGTCCGCAGTGCGGGAAGCTCTTCTTCTACAAGTCCAGCCTGGCCATACACCAGCGGATCCACACCGGAGAGAAGCTCTTCTCCTGCCCCGTATGTAGCAAATGCTTCACCAACAACTCCAATCTGGTGGTACATCAGCGGATCCACACCGGAGAGAAGCCATTCGTGTGCTCCCAGTGCGGGAAACGCTTTGGACATAAAGGTCACCTGAACCGGCACCTGCGAACCCACGAGACCGAGAAACCGGGCCCCAACAGCACCGGCCTACGGCATCACCATAAGATCAACGGCTGGTCCTACAACATGTACGACATCAGTCCCTACTACACATATgataaaagtgtttaa
- the LOC140106692 gene encoding uncharacterized protein isoform X1, translated as MKRTDTVETSHNCSSRVYHLNGEVHSAFEDVAIYFSKEEWDCLNDDEKTLYREVMVENYQILQSLGLDHVKPLIVSVIEQGEEPYVKSPGEPAEKEPLQDKCTTDDVVIETVPEIRSISLLDWSTESSMVPEEYPTRITRSKASIVSIRIKSEEQNGFHPINLPPREFSPWTNYSATRYNQRRDQEEKPRNRPVLSSDLFHKANVFTCYDAAKTLTYDSDLFDPEGFCKNQKQFVCPVCGNLYTSKLGFIKHQRVHRGESNFSCAECGKSFLSASDLVLHRKTHTDTKPYVCPECGKCFMSGLYLDRHMRIHEIDKPFPCPDCGKCFSSAGNRLVHQRIHTGEKPFVCSHCGKCFTQKSSYLAHQRIHTGEKPFVCFHCGKRFTQKASCIVHQRIHTGEKPYVCFECGKCFSSKVYLMRHRMVHTGEKPFACSQCGKCFTQKATYLAHRRIHTGEKPFICSHCGKCFSQKASCIVHQRIHTGEKPFQCSDCGKCFSSKIYLVRHRMTHTGEKPFACFDCGKCFSQKASYNAHQRIHTEEKPFKCKECGKCFTQKASYIAHQRVHTGEKPFICALCGKCFTQKASYLTHQRIHTGEKPFMCTLCGKCFTQKASYLAHERIHTGEKPFVCLHCGKCFAQKATCLVHQRIHTGEKPFVCSQCGKCFAQKASCIVHQRIHTGEKPFECLECGKCFSSKIYLVRHQLIHRGEKPFQCTQCGKRFSQKAGYMAHVRIHADEKPFRCDECGKCFVQKANYVAHQRIHTGEKPFVCTECGKCFSQKASYITHQRIHTGEKPFVCAQCGKCFSQKASYLAHERIHTGEKPFVCTQCGKCFTQKASCVVHQRIHTGERPFECSSCGKCFRLKKSFDEHQRTHTGEKPFPCSDCGKCFTNAANRIIHQRIHTGEKPYACSVCGKCFTQKASYVSHQRTHTGEKPFTCSHCGKCFTSASNLIVHRRIHTDQKPFVCTECGKCFTSKIYLVRHQIIHTGQKPFECSECGKRFTQKAGYVAHRRIHTGEKPFVCSHCGKCFTQKASCIVHQRIHTGEKPFECSQCGKRFSSKVYLVRHQLIHTDVKPFKCPQCGKCFTQKASYNAHQRIHTDEKPFKCPECGKCFTQKASFVAHQRVHTGEKPFVCSHCGKCFTQKASCVVHQRIHTGEKPFGCSECGKCFSAKVYLVRHQLIHAEEKPFKCTECGKCFTQKATYVAHQKLHVDEKPFICSTCGMCFTQRDSYAAHKHVGGKACACTQ; from the coding sequence CAGACGACGTCGTCATTGAAACCGTTCCTGAGATCCGATCCATATCACTACTGGACTGGTCCACAGAATCCTCCATGGTTCCAGAAGAGTATCCCACCAGGATCACCCGAAGCAAAGCCTCAATCGTCTCTATAAGGATAAAGTCAGAGGAACAGAACGGATTCCATCCTATAAATCTGCCTCCGCGTGAGTTCAGTCCATGGACCAATTATTCTGCAACTCGTTACAACCAAAGACGCGACCAAGAAGAGAAACCTCGTAACCGACCCGTATTGAGCTCTGACCTCTTTCACAAAGCCAACGTATTCACTTGTTACGACGCCGCTAAGACCTTGACTTACGACTCGGATCTCTTTGACCCCGAGGGATTTTGTAAAAACCAGAAGCAGTTTGTGTGTCCGGTGTGTGGAAACCTCTATACTTCTAAGCTGGGCTTCATCAAACATCAGAGAGTCCACCGCGGCGAGAGCAACTTCTCCTGTGCCGAATGCGGGAAATCGTTTCTAAGTGCCTCAGATCTCGTCCTGCATCGGAAAACTCACACAGACACAAAGCCCTATgtatgtcctgaatgtggaaagTGTTTCATGTCTGGCCTCTACCTTGATAGACACATGAGGATCCATGAAATCGATAAGCCATTTCCATGCCCGGACTGCGGAAAATGTTTCAGCAGTGCCGGTAACCGTTTAGTGcaccagaggatccacactgggGAGAAACCCTTTGTGTGTTCTCACTGCGGAAAATGTTTTACCCAAAAATCTAGTTACCTAGCACATCAAAGGATACACACAGGCGAGAAGCCATTTGTGTGCTTTCATTGCGGCAAACGCTTTACACAGAAAGCCAGCTGCATAGTTCACCAGAGAatccacacgggagagaagccctaCGTTTGCTTTGAGTGTGGCAAATGCTTCAGTTCCAAGGTCTATCTGATGAGACACCGCATGGtccacaccggggagaagccatttgcCTGTTCTCAGTGTGGGAAATGCTTCACCCAGAAGGCCACTTACCTGGCGCATCGTAGGATCCACACAGGCGAAAAGCCCTTTATCTGTTCTCACTGCGGCAAGTGCTTTTCTCAGAAGGCAAGTTGCATTGTGCACCAGCGGattcacaccggggagaaacCATTCCAGTGTTCTGACTGCGGAAAGTGTTTCAGCTCCAAGATCTATTTAGTGCGGCACAGAATGACCCACACCGGAGAGAAGCCCTTTGCTTGTTTCGACTGTGGGAAATGCTTCAGTCAGAAAGCCAGCTACAATGCCCATCAAAGGATACACACTGAAGAGAAGCCCTTTAAGTGTAAAGAGTGTGGCAAATGCTTTACCCAGAAGGCAAGTTATATCGCCCATCAGCGGGTACACACCGGAGAAAAGCCTTTCATATGTGCCCTTTGTGGTAAGTGCTTCACTCAGAAAGCCAGTTACCTGacgcaccagagaattcacacgggcgAGAAGCCATTTATGTGCACGCTGTGCGGAAAGTGTTTCACGCAAAAGGCAAGCTACCTAGCGCACGAGCGGATCCACACCGGGGAGAAACCATTTGTTTGTTTGCATTGCGGAAAATGTTTCGCCCAAAAGGCAACTTGTCTCgtgcaccagagaattcacacaggtgagAAACCGTTTGTATGTTCCCAGTGTGGCAAGTGCTTTGCCCAGAAAGCGAGCTGCATTgtgcatcagagaattcacacaggcgaGAAGCCCTTTGAGTGTTTGGAGTGTGGAAAGTGCTTCAGTTCTAAAATCTACCTTGTGCGCCATCAGTTAATCCACCGAGGAGAAAAGCCTTTTCAGTGTACACAGTGTGGCAAGCGATTCTCTCAAAAAGCCGGTTACATGGCACACGTGCGGATTCATGCAGATGAGAAACCTTTCAGGTGTGATGAATGCGGCAAGTGCTTTGTCCAGAAAGCAAATTATGTggcacatcagagaattcacactggggagaagccctTTGTGTGCactgaatgtggcaaatgtttttcaCAAAAAGCCAGTTATATAACCCACCAGAGAatccacacgggagagaagccttTTGTGTGTGCTCAGTGTGGTAAGTGCTTCTCACAAAAAGCTAGCTACCTCGCCCACGAACGcatacacacaggggagaagccgttcgtGTGCACCCAGTGTGGGAAGTGTTTTACTCAGAAGGCGAGTTGTGTGGTACATCAAAGGATCCATACAGGTGAGAGGCCCTTCGAGTGTTCATCTTGCGGTAAGTGTTTCCGACTAAAGAAGAGCTTCGATGAGCATCAGAGAacacacacaggagagaaacctttTCCGTGCTCGGACTGTGGCAAATGCTTTACTAATGCGGCAAACCGTATCATACATCAAAGGATTCATACGGGGGAGAAGCCCTACGCCTGCTCTGTGTGCGGGAAATGTTTTACGCAGAAAGCTAGCTATGTCTCACATCAGAGAACACACACAGGGGAAAAACCCTTTACCTGTTCTCATTGTGGAAAGTGCTTCACTAGTGCCTCAAACCTCATTGTCCATCGGAGAATCCACACAGACCAGAAGCCGTTTGTCTGTACAGAATGCGGGAAGTGTTTTACATCTAAAATCTACCTGGTCCGACACCAGATTATCCATACGGGACAGAAGCCTTTTgagtgttcagaatgtggcaagcGGTTCACGCAGAAAGCAGGTTACGTGGCGCACCGGAGaatccacacaggagagaaaccctttgtgtgcagtcactgtgggaaatgttttacccagaagGCGAGTTGTATTGTGCATCAGCggattcacacgggggagaaaccaTTCGAGTGCAGTCAGTGCGGCAAACGGTTTAGCTCTAAGGTTTATCTGGTCAGGCACCAGCTCATTCACACGGACGTCAAACCCTTCAAGTGTCCACAATGCGGCAAGTGTTTCACCCAGAAGGCAAGTTACAATGCACATCAGAGAATCCACACCGATGAGAAACCATTCAAATGCCCCGAGTGCGGGAAGTGCTTCACACAGAAAGCCAGTTTTGTGGCCCATCAAAGAGTTCATACCGGGGAAAAGCCATTTGTGTGTTCTCACTGCGGCAAGTGTTTTACTCAGAAGGCAAGTTGTGTTGTccaccagaggatccacaccggggagaagccctTCGGCTGTTCTGAATGCGGTAAATGCTTTAGTGCTAAGGTCTATTTGGTCAGACATCAGTTAATTCACGCAgaggaaaagccctttaagtgcACGGAGTGCGGGAAATGCTTCACCCAGAAGGCCACGTATGTCGCCCATCAGAAACTTCATGTAGACGAGAAGCCTTTCATATGTTCCACGTGTGGCATGTGCTTCACCCAGAGAGACAGTTACGCTGCACATAAGCATGTGGGTGGCAAAGCTTGTGCATGTACTCAATGA
- the LOC140106692 gene encoding uncharacterized protein isoform X2, which produces MVPEEYPTRITRSKASIVSIRIKSEEQNGFHPINLPPREFSPWTNYSATRYNQRRDQEEKPRNRPVLSSDLFHKANVFTCYDAAKTLTYDSDLFDPEGFCKNQKQFVCPVCGNLYTSKLGFIKHQRVHRGESNFSCAECGKSFLSASDLVLHRKTHTDTKPYVCPECGKCFMSGLYLDRHMRIHEIDKPFPCPDCGKCFSSAGNRLVHQRIHTGEKPFVCSHCGKCFTQKSSYLAHQRIHTGEKPFVCFHCGKRFTQKASCIVHQRIHTGEKPYVCFECGKCFSSKVYLMRHRMVHTGEKPFACSQCGKCFTQKATYLAHRRIHTGEKPFICSHCGKCFSQKASCIVHQRIHTGEKPFQCSDCGKCFSSKIYLVRHRMTHTGEKPFACFDCGKCFSQKASYNAHQRIHTEEKPFKCKECGKCFTQKASYIAHQRVHTGEKPFICALCGKCFTQKASYLTHQRIHTGEKPFMCTLCGKCFTQKASYLAHERIHTGEKPFVCLHCGKCFAQKATCLVHQRIHTGEKPFVCSQCGKCFAQKASCIVHQRIHTGEKPFECLECGKCFSSKIYLVRHQLIHRGEKPFQCTQCGKRFSQKAGYMAHVRIHADEKPFRCDECGKCFVQKANYVAHQRIHTGEKPFVCTECGKCFSQKASYITHQRIHTGEKPFVCAQCGKCFSQKASYLAHERIHTGEKPFVCTQCGKCFTQKASCVVHQRIHTGERPFECSSCGKCFRLKKSFDEHQRTHTGEKPFPCSDCGKCFTNAANRIIHQRIHTGEKPYACSVCGKCFTQKASYVSHQRTHTGEKPFTCSHCGKCFTSASNLIVHRRIHTDQKPFVCTECGKCFTSKIYLVRHQIIHTGQKPFECSECGKRFTQKAGYVAHRRIHTGEKPFVCSHCGKCFTQKASCIVHQRIHTGEKPFECSQCGKRFSSKVYLVRHQLIHTDVKPFKCPQCGKCFTQKASYNAHQRIHTDEKPFKCPECGKCFTQKASFVAHQRVHTGEKPFVCSHCGKCFTQKASCVVHQRIHTGEKPFGCSECGKCFSAKVYLVRHQLIHAEEKPFKCTECGKCFTQKATYVAHQKLHVDEKPFICSTCGMCFTQRDSYAAHKHVGGKACACTQ; this is translated from the coding sequence ATGGTTCCAGAAGAGTATCCCACCAGGATCACCCGAAGCAAAGCCTCAATCGTCTCTATAAGGATAAAGTCAGAGGAACAGAACGGATTCCATCCTATAAATCTGCCTCCGCGTGAGTTCAGTCCATGGACCAATTATTCTGCAACTCGTTACAACCAAAGACGCGACCAAGAAGAGAAACCTCGTAACCGACCCGTATTGAGCTCTGACCTCTTTCACAAAGCCAACGTATTCACTTGTTACGACGCCGCTAAGACCTTGACTTACGACTCGGATCTCTTTGACCCCGAGGGATTTTGTAAAAACCAGAAGCAGTTTGTGTGTCCGGTGTGTGGAAACCTCTATACTTCTAAGCTGGGCTTCATCAAACATCAGAGAGTCCACCGCGGCGAGAGCAACTTCTCCTGTGCCGAATGCGGGAAATCGTTTCTAAGTGCCTCAGATCTCGTCCTGCATCGGAAAACTCACACAGACACAAAGCCCTATgtatgtcctgaatgtggaaagTGTTTCATGTCTGGCCTCTACCTTGATAGACACATGAGGATCCATGAAATCGATAAGCCATTTCCATGCCCGGACTGCGGAAAATGTTTCAGCAGTGCCGGTAACCGTTTAGTGcaccagaggatccacactgggGAGAAACCCTTTGTGTGTTCTCACTGCGGAAAATGTTTTACCCAAAAATCTAGTTACCTAGCACATCAAAGGATACACACAGGCGAGAAGCCATTTGTGTGCTTTCATTGCGGCAAACGCTTTACACAGAAAGCCAGCTGCATAGTTCACCAGAGAatccacacgggagagaagccctaCGTTTGCTTTGAGTGTGGCAAATGCTTCAGTTCCAAGGTCTATCTGATGAGACACCGCATGGtccacaccggggagaagccatttgcCTGTTCTCAGTGTGGGAAATGCTTCACCCAGAAGGCCACTTACCTGGCGCATCGTAGGATCCACACAGGCGAAAAGCCCTTTATCTGTTCTCACTGCGGCAAGTGCTTTTCTCAGAAGGCAAGTTGCATTGTGCACCAGCGGattcacaccggggagaaacCATTCCAGTGTTCTGACTGCGGAAAGTGTTTCAGCTCCAAGATCTATTTAGTGCGGCACAGAATGACCCACACCGGAGAGAAGCCCTTTGCTTGTTTCGACTGTGGGAAATGCTTCAGTCAGAAAGCCAGCTACAATGCCCATCAAAGGATACACACTGAAGAGAAGCCCTTTAAGTGTAAAGAGTGTGGCAAATGCTTTACCCAGAAGGCAAGTTATATCGCCCATCAGCGGGTACACACCGGAGAAAAGCCTTTCATATGTGCCCTTTGTGGTAAGTGCTTCACTCAGAAAGCCAGTTACCTGacgcaccagagaattcacacgggcgAGAAGCCATTTATGTGCACGCTGTGCGGAAAGTGTTTCACGCAAAAGGCAAGCTACCTAGCGCACGAGCGGATCCACACCGGGGAGAAACCATTTGTTTGTTTGCATTGCGGAAAATGTTTCGCCCAAAAGGCAACTTGTCTCgtgcaccagagaattcacacaggtgagAAACCGTTTGTATGTTCCCAGTGTGGCAAGTGCTTTGCCCAGAAAGCGAGCTGCATTgtgcatcagagaattcacacaggcgaGAAGCCCTTTGAGTGTTTGGAGTGTGGAAAGTGCTTCAGTTCTAAAATCTACCTTGTGCGCCATCAGTTAATCCACCGAGGAGAAAAGCCTTTTCAGTGTACACAGTGTGGCAAGCGATTCTCTCAAAAAGCCGGTTACATGGCACACGTGCGGATTCATGCAGATGAGAAACCTTTCAGGTGTGATGAATGCGGCAAGTGCTTTGTCCAGAAAGCAAATTATGTggcacatcagagaattcacactggggagaagccctTTGTGTGCactgaatgtggcaaatgtttttcaCAAAAAGCCAGTTATATAACCCACCAGAGAatccacacgggagagaagccttTTGTGTGTGCTCAGTGTGGTAAGTGCTTCTCACAAAAAGCTAGCTACCTCGCCCACGAACGcatacacacaggggagaagccgttcgtGTGCACCCAGTGTGGGAAGTGTTTTACTCAGAAGGCGAGTTGTGTGGTACATCAAAGGATCCATACAGGTGAGAGGCCCTTCGAGTGTTCATCTTGCGGTAAGTGTTTCCGACTAAAGAAGAGCTTCGATGAGCATCAGAGAacacacacaggagagaaacctttTCCGTGCTCGGACTGTGGCAAATGCTTTACTAATGCGGCAAACCGTATCATACATCAAAGGATTCATACGGGGGAGAAGCCCTACGCCTGCTCTGTGTGCGGGAAATGTTTTACGCAGAAAGCTAGCTATGTCTCACATCAGAGAACACACACAGGGGAAAAACCCTTTACCTGTTCTCATTGTGGAAAGTGCTTCACTAGTGCCTCAAACCTCATTGTCCATCGGAGAATCCACACAGACCAGAAGCCGTTTGTCTGTACAGAATGCGGGAAGTGTTTTACATCTAAAATCTACCTGGTCCGACACCAGATTATCCATACGGGACAGAAGCCTTTTgagtgttcagaatgtggcaagcGGTTCACGCAGAAAGCAGGTTACGTGGCGCACCGGAGaatccacacaggagagaaaccctttgtgtgcagtcactgtgggaaatgttttacccagaagGCGAGTTGTATTGTGCATCAGCggattcacacgggggagaaaccaTTCGAGTGCAGTCAGTGCGGCAAACGGTTTAGCTCTAAGGTTTATCTGGTCAGGCACCAGCTCATTCACACGGACGTCAAACCCTTCAAGTGTCCACAATGCGGCAAGTGTTTCACCCAGAAGGCAAGTTACAATGCACATCAGAGAATCCACACCGATGAGAAACCATTCAAATGCCCCGAGTGCGGGAAGTGCTTCACACAGAAAGCCAGTTTTGTGGCCCATCAAAGAGTTCATACCGGGGAAAAGCCATTTGTGTGTTCTCACTGCGGCAAGTGTTTTACTCAGAAGGCAAGTTGTGTTGTccaccagaggatccacaccggggagaagccctTCGGCTGTTCTGAATGCGGTAAATGCTTTAGTGCTAAGGTCTATTTGGTCAGACATCAGTTAATTCACGCAgaggaaaagccctttaagtgcACGGAGTGCGGGAAATGCTTCACCCAGAAGGCCACGTATGTCGCCCATCAGAAACTTCATGTAGACGAGAAGCCTTTCATATGTTCCACGTGTGGCATGTGCTTCACCCAGAGAGACAGTTACGCTGCACATAAGCATGTGGGTGGCAAAGCTTGTGCATGTACTCAATGA